In Phocoena sinus isolate mPhoSin1 chromosome X, mPhoSin1.pri, whole genome shotgun sequence, a genomic segment contains:
- the ACOT9 gene encoding acyl-coenzyme A thioesterase 9, mitochondrial isoform X2, with the protein MRRAALRLCTLSRGLLAPSRGLTQGSQNPERVFHIHEVRDKLREIVGASTNWRDHVKAMEERKLLHSFLAASQKGLPPRRMKDSYIEVLLPLGSQPELREKYLTVQNTVRFGRILEDLDSLGVLICYMHNKIHSAKMSPLSIVTALVDRIDMCKKSLSPEQDIKFSGHVSWVGKTSMEVKMHMFQLHDNEFSPVLDATFVMVARDSENKGPAFVNPLILESPEEEEIFRQGELNKGTRVAFSSMSLLKMAPTAEERTTIHEMFLNTLDPKTVSFRSRVLPPNAVWMENSKLKSLDICHPQERNIFNRIFGGFLMRRAYELGWATACNFGGSRPFIVTVDDIMFQKPVEVGSLLFLSSQVCFTQGNYIQVRVHSEVASLQDKEHMTTNVFHFTFMSEKEVPLVFPRTYGESMLYLDGQRHFSSMSAPVTLKKDHLIEP; encoded by the exons GCTTTGTACCCTGAGCAGAGGGCTGCTTGCTCCCAGCAGAGGACTGACTCAAGGATCTCAGAATCCCGAGAGAGTCTTCCACATTCATGAAG ttcgAGATAAGTTGCGGGAGATAGTAGGAGCATCCACAAACTGGAG AGACCATGTGAAAgcaatggaggaaagaaaattacttcatagttttttggctgcgtcacaGAAAGGTCTGCCACCTAGGAGAATGAAAGACAGTTACATTGAAGTTCTCTTACCTTTGGGCAGTCAGCCTGAATTAAGAGAGAAATATTTGACTGTTCAAAACACTGTAAG gTTTGGCAGGATTCTTGAGGATCTTGACAGCTTAGGAG TTCTTATTTGCTACATGCACAACAAAATTCATTCAGCTAAGATGTCTCCTTTATCGATAGTTACAGCCCTGGTGGACAGGATTG atatgtgtAAGAAGAGCTTAAGCCCAGAACAGGACATCAAGTTCAGTGGCCATGTTAGTTGGGTTGGGAAGACGTCCATGGAAGTGAAGATGCATATGTTCCAG TTACACGACAATGAATTTTCCCCTGTTTTGGATGCGACATTTGTAATGGTGGCTCGTGATTCTGAAAACAAAGG gCCGGCATTTGTAAATCCACTCATCCTTGAaagcccagaggaagaagagatctTTAGACAAGGAGAAT TGAACAAGGGGACAAGGGTCGCCTTCAGCTCCATGTCATTACTGAAAATGGCTCCCACTGCTGAGGAGAGGACAACCATACATGAGATGTTTCTTAACACGCTGGATCCAAA GACTGTAAGTTTTCGAAGTCGAGTTTTGCCTCCTAATGCAGTGTGGATGGAGAATTCAAAACTGAAGAGCTTGGATATTTGCCACCCTCAG GAGCGGAACATTTTCAATCGAATCTTTGGTGGTTTCCTTATGAGGAGAGCATATGAACTTGGATGGGCTACTGCTTGTAACTTCGG TGGTTCTCGACCATTTATAGTCACCGTGGATGATATCATGTTTCAGAAACCTGTTGAGGTTGGATCATTGCTGTTTCTTTCTTCGCAG GTTTGCTTTACTCAGGGAAATTACATTCAAGTCAGAGTACACAGTGAGGTGGCCTCTCTACAGGATAAAGAGCATATGACCACCAATGTCTTTCATTTCACGTTCATGTCGGAAAAAGAAGTGCCCTTGGTTTTCCCCAGAACATATGGAG AGTCCATGTTGTATTTAGATGGGCAGAGGCATTTCAGCTCCATGAGTGCACCAGTGACCTTGAAAAAGGACCACCTCATCGAGCCCTAG
- the ACOT9 gene encoding acyl-coenzyme A thioesterase 9, mitochondrial isoform X1, whose translation MRRAALRLCTLSRGLLAPSRGLTQGSQNPERVFHIHEACSPIHVNHVRDKLREIVGASTNWRDHVKAMEERKLLHSFLAASQKGLPPRRMKDSYIEVLLPLGSQPELREKYLTVQNTVRFGRILEDLDSLGVLICYMHNKIHSAKMSPLSIVTALVDRIDMCKKSLSPEQDIKFSGHVSWVGKTSMEVKMHMFQLHDNEFSPVLDATFVMVARDSENKGPAFVNPLILESPEEEEIFRQGELNKGTRVAFSSMSLLKMAPTAEERTTIHEMFLNTLDPKTVSFRSRVLPPNAVWMENSKLKSLDICHPQERNIFNRIFGGFLMRRAYELGWATACNFGGSRPFIVTVDDIMFQKPVEVGSLLFLSSQVCFTQGNYIQVRVHSEVASLQDKEHMTTNVFHFTFMSEKEVPLVFPRTYGESMLYLDGQRHFSSMSAPVTLKKDHLIEP comes from the exons GCTTTGTACCCTGAGCAGAGGGCTGCTTGCTCCCAGCAGAGGACTGACTCAAGGATCTCAGAATCCCGAGAGAGTCTTCCACATTCATGAAG CATGTTCACCAATACATGTGAATCATG ttcgAGATAAGTTGCGGGAGATAGTAGGAGCATCCACAAACTGGAG AGACCATGTGAAAgcaatggaggaaagaaaattacttcatagttttttggctgcgtcacaGAAAGGTCTGCCACCTAGGAGAATGAAAGACAGTTACATTGAAGTTCTCTTACCTTTGGGCAGTCAGCCTGAATTAAGAGAGAAATATTTGACTGTTCAAAACACTGTAAG gTTTGGCAGGATTCTTGAGGATCTTGACAGCTTAGGAG TTCTTATTTGCTACATGCACAACAAAATTCATTCAGCTAAGATGTCTCCTTTATCGATAGTTACAGCCCTGGTGGACAGGATTG atatgtgtAAGAAGAGCTTAAGCCCAGAACAGGACATCAAGTTCAGTGGCCATGTTAGTTGGGTTGGGAAGACGTCCATGGAAGTGAAGATGCATATGTTCCAG TTACACGACAATGAATTTTCCCCTGTTTTGGATGCGACATTTGTAATGGTGGCTCGTGATTCTGAAAACAAAGG gCCGGCATTTGTAAATCCACTCATCCTTGAaagcccagaggaagaagagatctTTAGACAAGGAGAAT TGAACAAGGGGACAAGGGTCGCCTTCAGCTCCATGTCATTACTGAAAATGGCTCCCACTGCTGAGGAGAGGACAACCATACATGAGATGTTTCTTAACACGCTGGATCCAAA GACTGTAAGTTTTCGAAGTCGAGTTTTGCCTCCTAATGCAGTGTGGATGGAGAATTCAAAACTGAAGAGCTTGGATATTTGCCACCCTCAG GAGCGGAACATTTTCAATCGAATCTTTGGTGGTTTCCTTATGAGGAGAGCATATGAACTTGGATGGGCTACTGCTTGTAACTTCGG TGGTTCTCGACCATTTATAGTCACCGTGGATGATATCATGTTTCAGAAACCTGTTGAGGTTGGATCATTGCTGTTTCTTTCTTCGCAG GTTTGCTTTACTCAGGGAAATTACATTCAAGTCAGAGTACACAGTGAGGTGGCCTCTCTACAGGATAAAGAGCATATGACCACCAATGTCTTTCATTTCACGTTCATGTCGGAAAAAGAAGTGCCCTTGGTTTTCCCCAGAACATATGGAG AGTCCATGTTGTATTTAGATGGGCAGAGGCATTTCAGCTCCATGAGTGCACCAGTGACCTTGAAAAAGGACCACCTCATCGAGCCCTAG
- the ACOT9 gene encoding acyl-coenzyme A thioesterase 9, mitochondrial isoform X3: MEERKLLHSFLAASQKGLPPRRMKDSYIEVLLPLGSQPELREKYLTVQNTVRFGRILEDLDSLGVLICYMHNKIHSAKMSPLSIVTALVDRIDMCKKSLSPEQDIKFSGHVSWVGKTSMEVKMHMFQLHDNEFSPVLDATFVMVARDSENKGPAFVNPLILESPEEEEIFRQGELNKGTRVAFSSMSLLKMAPTAEERTTIHEMFLNTLDPKTVSFRSRVLPPNAVWMENSKLKSLDICHPQERNIFNRIFGGFLMRRAYELGWATACNFGGSRPFIVTVDDIMFQKPVEVGSLLFLSSQVCFTQGNYIQVRVHSEVASLQDKEHMTTNVFHFTFMSEKEVPLVFPRTYGESMLYLDGQRHFSSMSAPVTLKKDHLIEP; this comes from the exons atggaggaaagaaaattacttcatagttttttggctgcgtcacaGAAAGGTCTGCCACCTAGGAGAATGAAAGACAGTTACATTGAAGTTCTCTTACCTTTGGGCAGTCAGCCTGAATTAAGAGAGAAATATTTGACTGTTCAAAACACTGTAAG gTTTGGCAGGATTCTTGAGGATCTTGACAGCTTAGGAG TTCTTATTTGCTACATGCACAACAAAATTCATTCAGCTAAGATGTCTCCTTTATCGATAGTTACAGCCCTGGTGGACAGGATTG atatgtgtAAGAAGAGCTTAAGCCCAGAACAGGACATCAAGTTCAGTGGCCATGTTAGTTGGGTTGGGAAGACGTCCATGGAAGTGAAGATGCATATGTTCCAG TTACACGACAATGAATTTTCCCCTGTTTTGGATGCGACATTTGTAATGGTGGCTCGTGATTCTGAAAACAAAGG gCCGGCATTTGTAAATCCACTCATCCTTGAaagcccagaggaagaagagatctTTAGACAAGGAGAAT TGAACAAGGGGACAAGGGTCGCCTTCAGCTCCATGTCATTACTGAAAATGGCTCCCACTGCTGAGGAGAGGACAACCATACATGAGATGTTTCTTAACACGCTGGATCCAAA GACTGTAAGTTTTCGAAGTCGAGTTTTGCCTCCTAATGCAGTGTGGATGGAGAATTCAAAACTGAAGAGCTTGGATATTTGCCACCCTCAG GAGCGGAACATTTTCAATCGAATCTTTGGTGGTTTCCTTATGAGGAGAGCATATGAACTTGGATGGGCTACTGCTTGTAACTTCGG TGGTTCTCGACCATTTATAGTCACCGTGGATGATATCATGTTTCAGAAACCTGTTGAGGTTGGATCATTGCTGTTTCTTTCTTCGCAG GTTTGCTTTACTCAGGGAAATTACATTCAAGTCAGAGTACACAGTGAGGTGGCCTCTCTACAGGATAAAGAGCATATGACCACCAATGTCTTTCATTTCACGTTCATGTCGGAAAAAGAAGTGCCCTTGGTTTTCCCCAGAACATATGGAG AGTCCATGTTGTATTTAGATGGGCAGAGGCATTTCAGCTCCATGAGTGCACCAGTGACCTTGAAAAAGGACCACCTCATCGAGCCCTAG